Below is a genomic region from Kazachstania africana CBS 2517 chromosome 9, complete genome.
CAAAGAGCAGAGATCAGTAAGAAGAGCATGATAAAAAGTGACCATGAAGAGAACATTTCTTCGGTTATAGGACTAACTTCATCCGCTGGATCACCCAGCAGTGGATCATCTTTACCTGGTAGTTCTGGGGGCAGTAATGagtcatcatcatcgtccGTTATTACTGCCCTTGCAGCTGCCCATACAGCTTTATATGCAATAGAGAAAAGTAGTTTCTGTAACATTGTCACCTCCTTGGTAATATATGCGGTGGAGGACTAATGTCGTTATGATAACCTCCTGTGTAGATACTTGTAGCTCTGTAAAAGTGCTATTAGCTTATATGAAACTTTAAGATATCCCCCTACATTGGGTCTTGGCATCTTCCACTCTGTTCTTCGCATTAAATTTTCTGGAAGCGAAAACGTAGAAAGGAAAGCCCATGCAACGGGAATTGTTCAGCAAGAAATCAACTACATTGAATATGGCAAACCCGGGTGCAAGTTGGCTGAAAGGGTAATTGAGGGAAGACACACACTTTGCTGTTGTTTGTGTCACATGTATCTTGCTGTCTAGTGAATTGAAGAGGACCTTGTCTTCAAAGTTAGAAGATTTACCAGTAACAGTCATTTTGTTTCGAGAAAAGAATTGCAGGGTTTTATATTTGTATAATGTAAAGTATGTGATGCGTAGTAGTAGCAAATACTACGTAAGCAAGTAGGAGCATTCACTTCAGTTATCCACACCATATATTGTGGCATAATGtctatttcaatatcagattaaaaaaaaatagaaaaaaaaaaaaataaactgaaaatttcgAGAATGCAATTCTTGAGAAAAAATCTTGCAACGATAACCAAGCATCTATCGACTCGTGCAATCATGACTCGTCCTATTGTCATCTCTGGTCCAAGTGGTACTGGTAAATCCACATTATTGAAGAGATTATTCGCTGAATTCCCAAATAATTTCGGTTTCAGCGTTTCTTCCACTACAAGATCTCCAAGACCTGGTGAAGTTAATGGTACCGATTACAACTTCGTCACTGTCGACCATTTCAAGGAAATGATTGATCAAGACAAGTTCATCGAGTGGGCCCAGTTTTCCGGTAATTATTACGGTACCACAGTGGACTCCGTCAAGGAAGTTAGTGAATCCGGTAAGACTTGTATCTTGGACATCGATATGCAAGGTGTCAAAGCTGTTAAGACCAAGTCAGATTTGAACGCCAGATTCTTGTTTATTGCTCCACCATCTGTCGAGGATTTAAGAAAGAGATTAGAAGGTAGAGGTACCGAAACTGAAGAATCATTAACAAAGAGATTGAACGCTGCCACTGCGGAACTAGAATATGCAGAAACAGGTGCCCATGACAAAATTATTGTCaatgatgatttagaaAAGGCTTACGCTGAATTTAAGGACTTTATCCTCGACCAAAACTGAGAAAAGCCGCCATGTAGAAGTATTTTCcaattgtatatatatataaagtaaTATTTTACCGTGCAAGTTGCATGACTGCAGTTTTTACAAAAGATCTGCTGTGCTGGATACATGCCAAACGTCAATCTTCTGATTATCTACGAGCTAACTCTCTCATATCCGTCAAGATACCTTGTCCTCAAAGATAACCAAGGCCTTTGTCAGAGGAATATTTGAGACTCAGTAAAATGAAGCTTGCTACGGCTCGTCACATTGCCATATGATCGATGGCAACTGCACAACCGATAGAATCTGCTCACAGTTATACGTCGAGATGATGGTACACAGCCTAAATGTGTCTTCCACTATGTTGCcataaataaaattgcgcgaaatgaaattgactcgcgtattattattaatttctcGCTTATAGCCAGCTCGACCGTAACCTCTTGACTAATTTTGTCAGAGTctggaatttttcattcacGTAAAGAAGCGAGCCAAGGAGCTCATCGCTTTGTAAGAGATAATCACAGAAGCTCTTTAACTTTACTCGTAATTATTAATGGAGCATTTGGTCTGGGCTTGATAAGAAATCGTATATAAAGGTCTATTTCTTGCATGCTTGAAGAGTTTTTTCTGTAAATTCCTTTCTGTAACATTCTCATCAGAGTTATAACTCAATAAACTTTTACACAACACAACTCAACTCAACTCAATAATCAAAATGGTCGCTGAAGTTCAAAAACCAGCTCCAGCTTTCAAGAAGACCGCAGTCGTCGACGGTATCTTTGAAGAAGTCTCACTAGAACAATATAAGGGTAAATATGTCATCTTGGCTTTCGTTCCAATGGCTTTCACTTTCGTTTGCCCTACAGAAATTGTCGCATTTTCAGACGCCGTTGAGAGATTTAGAAGCTTGGGTGTCGAAATCCTATTTGCATCTACTGATTCTGAATATACACTATTGGCCTGGACAAATGTCGCTAGAAAAGATGGTGGTTTGGGTCCAGTCAACATTCCACTACTCGCTGACACTAACCACTCTTTATCAAGAGATTACGGTGTCTTACTTGAAGATGAAGGTGTTGCTTTGAGAGGTTTATTCGTCATCGATCCAAAGGGAATCGTCAGACACATCACTATTAATGATTTACCAGTAGGCAGAAACGTTGAAGAGGCATTGAGAGTCGTTGAAGGTTTCCAATGGACCGACAAACACGGTACCGTTTTACCATGTAACTGGACTCCAGGGTCTGCTACTATTAAACCAAGTGTAAATGACTCTAAGGAATATTTCCAAGAAGctaataaagataaatgaACTTAATTAGTTTTACTGTTATAAGATGAATCTCCCCTGAATATATCTActttttaaataatattatatataggataaatttttaattaatgaaaaaaaaaaatgcactTTATGTTTTCTCattcatctttatatcCAGATGATATGAATGCTCTTTTCTTGTATGCTCCCCacaatttctcttttttgCTTAGTTTTGCTGCAAACTCTAAATAATCACCCACTAATAGAGATTTGCTATCAAAACCTTCATCTACTGAAGTATACTCTACATCGTAATGGAAAACGCTATCAGCTGCCTCATCAGGGGCAACACCATCTGATACTTCCTTTAAGTAATGCTCGTTAATTGATTCTAAATCTGCATAGTACTGGACAAAGCTCGTGGGTGTGAATAATTGCGGAATATATGCAGGGCCTAAAGGTAAATCTTTAGGCTTCTTTGGTGGGGTCGTCTTGTCATTTTTATTCCTGTCGAGACTGAATATATCGACGCCATTTCCagaatcttcaaataattcagtTTCTAAACTCCGGAAAAACTCGTTCCAGGGCCGAATTTCTCGAGCTTTAACATCGTCCACTAAGTCGGTGATATTATACTCCCAAACCCTAAATGATGGATTGAATGTCGGTACCACTGATCCAGCAATATGTACAATTGAGTATCGCTCATATATATCGTCCTTTGTTTTCCTTTTAGCGGTGATATCGTCTATTGAACCTAATTTCTTTCGTACTTTATTATAGATTGTTTCTCTAACATCATCCATATATGCCTCCTTGTTGACTGGTTGAGCTCCTTCTAAATGGATATCATTTAAAAGTTTCTCAAACGCTGATACTTCAGTATTGTGCCCTTCCTCAGTTTTGAGTAGAACAGGTATATCAGCATCCgtagaatatttttcaattcgtTTCTTGGATTTTTTCCCATCAACAGGTATAAAATGGTCCAAATTCATATGGCCATATACTCCACCGATGATAATATCTCTATATTCATACGTCCATGCcgaaaatttattgtaaCAACTATcatccatatttttttggaTAGGTGGAACATGGCCACTTATCCAAACTTTCATGCCTCGTTCTCgaatttcttgaagaaCGTACCCCAGCCATATAAGTAATTGGTAGCCAGGTTGCTTCCTCCCGTTACAATTATCAACTAGAGGATtagatttgaaaagatataGCGTGTTGATTGAAATGACGGCTAATTTTCCAGGAATTACTTCTTTCACAAAGGATGCCACTCTATCAAATGTCCTTTGCTGTTCTTGTGGTATAAAATCATCCCATATCTTGTATAATTCTCTAGTTTGTAACGTCGGCCCTAAAGAGAACAAATTATGTGGAAAAACGTCATTATTCCCCAACGACGGAATGACTGCAACATCTAGGTTTCTTGGATCGTCACTGTcatgttttgaaaaaagatcatGAAATTTACCTGATACAATC
It encodes:
- the GUK1 gene encoding guanylate kinase (similar to Saccharomyces cerevisiae GUK1 (YDR454C); ancestral locus Anc_5.572); protein product: MTRPIVISGPSGTGKSTLLKRLFAEFPNNFGFSVSSTTRSPRPGEVNGTDYNFVTVDHFKEMIDQDKFIEWAQFSGNYYGTTVDSVKEVSESGKTCILDIDMQGVKAVKTKSDLNARFLFIAPPSVEDLRKRLEGRGTETEESLTKRLNAATAELEYAETGAHDKIIVNDDLEKAYAEFKDFILDQN
- the TSA2 gene encoding thioredoxin peroxidase TSA2 (similar to Saccharomyces cerevisiae TSA2 (YDR453C) and TSA1 (YML028W); ancestral locus Anc_5.569); this encodes MVAEVQKPAPAFKKTAVVDGIFEEVSLEQYKGKYVILAFVPMAFTFVCPTEIVAFSDAVERFRSLGVEILFASTDSEYTLLAWTNVARKDGGLGPVNIPLLADTNHSLSRDYGVLLEDEGVALRGLFVIDPKGIVRHITINDLPVGRNVEEALRVVEGFQWTDKHGTVLPCNWTPGSATIKPSVNDSKEYFQEANKDK
- the PPN1 gene encoding endopolyphosphatase (similar to Saccharomyces cerevisiae PPN1 (YDR452W); ancestral locus Anc_5.568) encodes the protein MENNLMGGSVSRPIIRNKGLLCLTLAVILTFSCVFTYHSTFKQAASQPISSMHRNATSKMTSYEDDLARLRLKYQAPVSIYDPYLGRNRTLYGRFLHITDIHPDRHYGENNSISRLCHYPPAQSSIFGSGDNDVDDLAPRFGKAMAGCDSPMDLIDYTLKWVRENLRDKIDFVIWTGDNIRHDNDRSIPRTESRIFEMNEIVSGKFHDLFSKHDSDDPRNLDVAVIPSLGNNDVFPHNLFSLGPTLQTRELYKIWDDFIPQEQQRTFDRVASFVKEVIPGKLAVISINTLYLFKSNPLVDNCNGRKQPGYQLLIWLGYVLQEIRERGMKVWISGHVPPIQKNMDDSCYNKFSAWTYEYRDIIIGGVYGHMNLDHFIPVDGKKSKKRIEKYSTDADIPVLLKTEEGHNTEVSAFEKLLNDIHLEGAQPVNKEAYMDDVRETIYNKVRKKLGSIDDITAKRKTKDDIYERYSIVHIAGSVVPTFNPSFRVWEYNITDLVDDVKAREIRPWNEFFRSLETELFEDSGNGVDIFSLDRNKNDKTTPPKKPKDLPLGPAYIPQLFTPTSFVQYYADLESINEHYLKEVSDGVAPDEAADSVFHYDVEYTSVDEGFDSKSLLVGDYLEFAAKLSKKEKLWGAYKKRAFISSGYKDE